The following nucleotide sequence is from Komagataeibacter medellinensis NBRC 3288.
CCACCTTTTTCGCTGCGTCCGCCTTGGCGAACAGGGCGGAAATGGCATCCTGCGCTTCGGTCTGGATAGCCTTGAGATGGGCGGCGCTCTTAAAGCTCTCGGCATAGATCTTATAGACATTTTCCGTGCCGGAGGGGCGTGCGGCAAACCAGCCATCCTTTGCCGAAACCTTGAGCCCACCAATGGCCGCCCCGTTGCCCGGAGCATTGGTCAGCGTACTCTCGATCGGCTCGCCAGCCAGTTCGGTCATGCCGATCTGCTCGGGTGAGAGCGCCTTGAGCAGCGCCTTCTGCTCCGGGTTGGCCGGGGCGTCGATGCGCGCGTAATACGGTGTGCCAAGCCGCTGGGTCATGGCTTCATACGCGGCACCGGGGGTCTTGCCAGTGCGTGCAGTGATCTCGGCTGCCAGCAGGCCAAGGATGATGCCATCCTTGTCCGTGCTCCATACCGTGCCATTACGGCGCAGGAAGGACGCACCGGCGCTTTCCTCACCGCCAAAGCCCAACGTGCCGTTGTACAGTCCGTCAACAAACCACTTGAAGCCCACCGGCACTTCCACCAGCTTGCGGCCGATTTCCTTCGCCACGCGGTCGATCATGCTGCTGCTGACCACCGTCTTGCCCACACCGGCGACGGGGTTCCAGACATCACGGTTGTTGAACAGGTACTCAATGGCGGTGGCAAGGTAGTGGTTGGGGTTCATCAGCCCGAATTTTCCCGACACGATGCCATGACGGTCCGCATCGGTATCATTGGCAAACGCGATGTCGAAGCGGTCCTTCATGCTGACCAGTCGCGCCATGGCGTAGGGCGAAGAACAGTCCATGCGGATCTGACCATCCCAGTCAGCGGTCATGAAACGGAAGGTGGGGTCCACTTCCTTGCTGACGATGGTAGCGTTGATGCCGTATTTGTCGATGATCGGCTGCCAGTAATCCACCGCAGCCCCACCCAGCGGGTCGATCCCGATGGAAATGCCGGACTGGCGGATGATCTCCATGTCCACCACCGCACCCAGGTCATCCACGTACGGGGTGATATAGTCATGGCGCTTCGTGGTGGGGGCCTTGAGCGCATCCTCGAAGGAGATGCGGTTCACGCCTGCCATCTTCTTGCTGATGAAATCATTCGCCGCTGCCTCAACCACCTTGGTGATGTCGGTATCGGCCGGGCCGCCATGGGGGGGATTGTACTTGAAGCCCCCGTCCTCGGGCGGGTTGTGCGATGGCGTGATCACCACGCCATCGGCCAGATCCGTGCTGCGGTCACGGTTATAGGTCAGGATGGCATGCGAGATGACGGGGGTTGGCGTATAACCATCCTTCGCATCAATACGCACTTCCAGCCCGGCTGCGGCAAACACTTCCAGCGCGGATTTCAGCGCAGGGCGGGAGAGGGCATGCGTATCGATGCCGATGAACAGCGGACCGGTGATGCCCGCGTTCTTCCGGTAATCGACAATCGCCTGGCTGATGGCCAGGATATGCTCTTCATTGAAGCTGGTGCTCAGCGAGGAACCCCGATGTCCCGATGTGCCAAAGGCCACCCGCTGCGTGGCGATGGTGGGGTCAGGCTTGCGGGTATAATATGCATCAAGCAGGGCATCGATATTGACAAGGCGGTCCGGATCGACCGGCTTCCCGGCAAACGGGCTTATGCTGGGCATTGAGTGCTCCCGAAATGTAATAATGAAAAAGCGCGTATTCCGACAAATTTCCTTACAGGCCAGAAAATCGACCGTCCAGCTACAAACTACGGTTGCACGCCGCCGGAGCCGTCCCACGAGTCAGGAAGGAAAAAGCATCATACCCGGACACTGGCGCGCGGATCAGGGTAATGGCATTGAACTATATCAAGTTCGGCACCTTTTTCATAAGCCAGCCCCACCCGCACCTGACACCCCGGTTGCGGCAGGCCGGATGCAATACCTACCATACGGGAATGGATATGTTGCCAGCACCTTCCACGGCTTCAGACAACAGCGCCGAGCACATGCGCCGCAGGCGGCTTGAGCGACTGCTCAGGCGGCTACCCGCGCGCGGCGAGCAGGCCATGCGCTGGCTACTCCAACCCGGCAGGGCAGGGCTGCGCCTTGTGCTGGGCTGCCTGCTGATGATCGGCGGCGTATTGAGTTTCCTGCCCATACTGGGGCTGTGGATGCTGCCGCTGGGCATCATCTTGCTGGCGGAGGACGTTCCGCTGCTGCGCCGGCTGAGCGAGCGCATGCTGGAATGGATCGAACGCCGCCACCCGAACTGGCTGGCACCCGAAACCGGGCACACGCCCTGAACGCGCAGCCTGTCCGCCTTACTCGCGTTGGCCGCTCTTTGCCTTGGGGCGCCCCACAACGGAAAGCCGGGTGGTGACCAGGTCGTAACCCATCTGGCGCACGATTCCCGCCAGCAGGGAATCCAGTTCGGTATTCTCGAACTCGATCACCTTGCCGCTATCGGCATCAATCAGGTGATAGTGATCGCCATGGTCGCCATCGGCCACTTCATAACGGGCACGGCCGCCACCAAAGTCACGACGCTGGAGGATTCCGTTTTCCTCGAACAGGCGCACGGTACGGTACACGGTGGCGATCGAAATGCGTGGGTCCACTTCCACCGCGCGGCGGTAGAGTTCCTCCACATCCGGGTGGTCATCGCTATCAGACAGGACAAAGGCAATTGTCCGGCGCTGGCCGGTCAGTTTCAGGCCGCGCTGGCGGCACAGTTCCGCCAGCGGGGAATCGGGGGAATTCGGCTCTTTCATCGTCATGCAACGTAAGCCAGACAGACCGCCGCGGTCCAGTAGGGAAGATGTGCCCTGTCGTGCGATTTTAGTTGCAAATGATAATCTTTCTCATTAATAAGGAATGACCGACACAACAGGAGCGGGCCACGCCACGGCCCGAGCGGATGATGACCGACACGACCGTTTTCATGAATGATCTTTCGTGCAGCGAACGCCTGCTGGTCTGGTGCGTGCGCCGCCTTAACGGCGGTGACAGTACGGGCGCAGGCATGCCCGGACTGGCGCTGCCGTGCTTCAGGGCGGATTTCGCCGCCGTGGTCGAGGCCTTCCACATGGCGCTGGCCCGACTGCGCGCCTACCAGCGTGAGCCGGTGGATGTAGGCATATGCAGCGCAACCCGCCTGACCGGCACCGAAAACCGTTTCCTCCTCGCCGCCACTGCGGCCCAGGAAGGGCGCGAGGCAGAGGTGCGGCGCACGCTGCGGCCCATCTTTACCCATCATCATGTCCTCTCCCCCTTTGCCGCCGCCATTACCCAACTCGGGGCCTGCATGGCCGGAGCAGGCTACTGGCTACCACGCCGGGGCGGCACGCCTGCGGCCCAGACCCGCACACGGTCAACGCGCCTGCGCCCGTCTCCTTCCATACCGGGCAGGGAAGGGGACCGGCTACAGCGGGTGGCCACAGCCCATCACCAGCCCATTGGTGCTGGCTGCCTTGCCGCCATGCGATGGCATGATGCGGATATGGGCAATGCGCATATCATGTGGCCGGGCCATACGCTCTCGCATGCGGGGGGGCTGTAACCACACGGGGTCGGCGTGCCGCCATGGCCATGCCCCGCCTGTCGCTGCGCAGCGCACGGCTGTTCATGGAAAACGCCTTCCTTGACCTGCTGGATATCCTCGCCTGGCAGGAAGGCGTGGCACCCGATGCGATCATCCTGCATCGCCATCACTTTAATGAGGGTTGCAGGGCGCAAACGGGCAGACCCGCGCCGGGACCACCGGCTGGCATGCCATAAAAGCATTGCATGCCAGCATTTTGCGCGCGAACCTGTCCCCGTCCGTGCCCTGCGCGGCCACGACTGGAGGAACGCCGCATGGAACCCACCCCCGCCTACCGCACGCTTGATGCGACAGCTATACGCGCACTGATCGCCAGCCTGCCCACCATTGCAGCGCGGCTTGGTGGCGCATCCACGCAGTGGCAGGTGCGTGAGGTCAGTGACGGCAATCTCAACAATGTGTTTCTGGTGGGCGGCCCGTCAGGCGAGGTCTGCTTTAAGCAGTCGCTGCCGCATGTGCGCGTGGACCCGTCATGGAAAATGCCGCTGGACCGCACGTTTTTCGAAGCGGAATGGCTGCGCGCCATCCAGCCGCTGGCAGGCGGGCTAACCACTGAATTCCTGCATTATGACCCGGACCTGTATGTTCTGATCGTGGAAAGCCTGTCCGGTCATACCGTGCTGCGCACCGCGCTGATGCAGGGCGCGCACTGGCCGGGGGTCGCACCCCGCATCGGCACGTTCGTGGCCCATGCCACCTTTGGCACCTCGCTGCTGGCCCGCCCGTTCGAGGATGTGTTTACCGCCCGCCGCCTGTTTGCTGCAAACCTGGCCCTGACCCGCATCACGCTTGACCTGGTGCTGGATGATCCCTACCGCGATCACCCGCGCAACCACTGGCACGACCCGGCCCTGACCCCTATCGTGCTGGATATCCGATCCAGTGCCGCGACGCTGCTGGCGGTGGAAAACCTGCGCCGTCGCTTCCTCTCTCAGCCGCAGGCGCTGCTGCATGGGGACCTGCATACCGGCTCGATCATGAGCACGGCGGACGATACCCGCGTGATCGACGGCGAATTCGCGGTCTATGGTCCCATCGGGTTTGATTGCGGCATGTTTGTCGGCAATCTCGTGCTCCATTACTTTGCCACGCCAGACAGGGCGGCACGCCAGGCCACGCTGCATGACATCGCGGCATTCTGGCACAGATTCCATGATGAATTCCTGGCATTGTGGATCAGTCATGATACCCCCCCGCCGGGCACGCTGCATCCGCTGGCCTATGGCCCGGCCGCAGACGTTGCCCGCCAGCGCTTCATGGATGAGATCATGGCCGACACCATCGGCTTTGCGGGGGTGGAAATCATCCGCCGCATCATTGGTTATGCCCACACGGCGGATTTCGATACGATTGCCGCCTCCCACCAGCGCGCAACCTGCCGCGCGGGCGCGCTGGGCTTTGCCTATTACGTGCTTGAGCATCTGGACCAGGTCCGCACGATGGCGGATTTCCTCCGCCATCTGGCCGAACATGACGGCACGGGGCTACTCGGTTCCGGTTAACGCCCGCCCTTTTCCACAAGCGCTGCCAGCCGTGCCATGGAGTGATGCAGGTCCGCCTCGATCGCATGCAGCGCGCGCGGGGCGGAAGGCGCGCCAAAATACCGCGCGAACGATATGGCGCACCCGGTCGTGCTGCGCGTCCTGTCCAGCCGGGCCGTGGGGTCGAAGGGCTGGATCATACGTGCAAACCATGCCTGCGGGTTATCCGCCCCATCCACGGTAAAGGTAAGGCGGGTGGGCGCGCCATCGCAGTTTGCCGCGCGCTCCACGCTCAGGCTGTGATAGAGGAAATCCTCCCCCTTCACGCTACGCGACAGGGGCAGTGCGCATGTCCCGTCCATACGCACCGACCCATCATGGGTCACGGCATGCCAGCCTGCGGCCGCGCCCTCCGCGCCGGGCTGGACGATCAGGTCCATATCATGGCCCGCCGTACCAGCCTGCACCACGGCCGCGATATGCGCCTGCGTCATCTCGCGCCGCTTCTCGCCACTGCTGCGCGGGCAGCGTTGCCACAGGCCCGTCGCATCAACCAGCCGCACCATGCCCTGCCGCCCCGCAGGTTTGCAGTTATCCAGAATCCACACATAGGTCGCGATGCCGGTATTGACAAACATGTCTGGCGGCAAGGCGATGAGGGTATCAATCAGGTCATGGTCCACCAGATGGCGGCGGATGGCGGATTCACCTGATTCCGCGCCTCCACCACCCAGTGCCGCGCCATGCGTGACCATACCGACCCGCGCGCCACCGTGTACGGGCTTTCGCATCTTGGCCAGCAGGTGCTGCAGAAACAGCATGGACCCATCCGCCACCCGCGGCAGACCAGCGGCGAAGCGCCCGGCCGCACCTGCGGCATGTTCGGCCTGAATGGCCGGGCGAATGCCGCGCCACTCCTGCCCGAAGGGGGGATTCGCCAGCATGCGGGCAAACCGGCGGCGGCTGTGATGGTCCGCCGCCAGCGTGTTGCCGGGCTGGATATGGGCCGGGTTACGCCCGCGCAGCAGCATGTCCGCCTGACATATGGCGCAGGCACGCGGGCTGATTTCCTGACCGAACAGATCCACCATCACGCCACGCGCGGCCAACCGGTCCGCCGCACGCCCCAGCAGCGCACCAGTACCCACCGCCGGATCATAAAGCGCATGCCCCGTGCCCGCACCATCGGGCGCAAAGACGAGATCGGTCATGAGGTCGCACACCTCGGGCGGGGTATAATGCGCGCCGGTGTCCTCGCTGCTGTCAAAATGATGGACCAGTTCCTCGAACAGCCGGGCCATGTCCTGGGTGCCGTATAGCGCCGGGGACAGGTCGAGTGCCGCAAAATGCGCCGCCACATCTCCCAGCACGCCCGCCCGTGCCAGACGGGGGGCGATCAGGTCCATCTCCATCCGTGTCATCATCCCGCGTACCGGTGCGGGCAGGCGTGCAATCAGTGTTTCCAGCCGGGCCTGCGGGCTGGCGGCCCGCGCCACTGCGGCCAGGGCCGCCACCGGGCGCCCGCGTGCCAGTTCCAGTCGGCGCAATACGGTAAAGGCCAGTATGACCGACCCGTATTCACCAGGCGGCACCACACCGCGCAGCCGTTCGGCAATGCGCCAGATGGCGGGAGCGGACAGCACGCCCTAACGGGCCTGCTCTTCCGCCGCTGCCGTGCGCCACAGCGAAAGCGCGACCGCAATCACCGTCGGACCAATAAACAGCCCCAGCAGGCCGAACATGTGCAGGCCACCCAGAATGGCGGTAAGCACCGCAAGGAAGGGAATGCTGGTACTGCCGCTGATCAGCTTGGGTCGGACAAAATGGTCCCCCGCGCCATAGGCGATGCTGCCGATCACGGTCACGATCACCGCCTGCGTCACGCCATTGGCGGCAAAGGTCATGAGCACGGTGGCGCATAGCAGGATCGGCCCACAGAAGGGGATGATGCTCACCACCGCCGTAAGCAGCGTAAGCAGCGCGGGGTGGGGAGTACCCGCGATGAAATAGCCGATCCCCACCAGCACACCCTGGCCCAGCCCCACCAGCACCAGTCCCGCCACCGTGCCACGTACGGCGCCCACGGTATTGCGGATCACGTCACGCGCGCGCGTGCCCAGAAAACGGCTACCCACGGCACGGATATCGGTCTGGAGTGTGCGTGAGGCGGCAAGGTAGAAATAGACCGACAGGGTGGCGATGACGAAGGTCTCGGTCATTTCCATCAGGCGGTGCGGCAGTTCCCGCCCGTCACCCGTAGCGAACATGCGCGAGGCGACGCTGGTCCAGTGGCGCAGTTCCGCAGGGTCGGACAGGTAATGTTGCCACAACCCGGCCAGACGCGGGCCGATGCGCGGAATTTCCGCCACTTGTGGCGAGAGCGGAATGCCATCATGCAGCGCGCCGCGCCCCCATGCCATGAGCGATGGCAGTTCCAGCCCCGCCCGGACCGCCATGGCGATCATGGGAACCGCCAGCAGCGCGAAAATGCCCGCCGCGATCAGTCCCGCCGCCATGCAGTTGCCCATGCCGCGCTGAACCAGCCTGCGATAGAGCGGATAGGTGGTGATGCTGAGGATACCCCCCCACACAAAGGCGAACAGAAAGGACTGTTCGATCCATGCGGAGAACAGCAGCACCGCACATACAAATATAAAGGTGCCGATATACTGGGTCCGGTTTCGGTTTTCATCCATAGGGCGGGATCTGTCCTGATTGTTGGGGTACCGGGCCACCACATGCCCGCACAATGCAATGTAACATAAACCGCCCGCCCGCTAAGGGTGATAATGGAACCCCGGCAGCGCGACAGGTGGCCACCATGGACACTGCCATACCTGCCTTGCCAACAGGTGAATGTCCGTATGCCTACACCCGTTTCAAGGGCGCATTCCGCTTACCCATGCACGGCGCAGGGCCGGGCGGTATTCCCGCAGCGTGACCTCCATGGCCGCACATGCCGCTTCGCACTTTGCCACGCGTGTCAGGCTGGCCCATGCCGTCCGGGCCGCCGCATGCTGGGCGGGCAGGGGAGGCAGCGACAGTTCGAGCGAGGCAAGGGTGGCCGTATCCACCTCCGCAAACACGCTGCCGCCCGCACGCTGGCGCAGGATAGGCGCATGGGCACGCAGGAGCAGGGCCGCATAATCCAACGCCACATCCGCCCCGCGCGGTACCAGCGCCTTGCATCCCTGGCTGACCGATACGGCACCCCGCAGCATGCCCACCCGGCCAACCGGTGCGCGGGTGGAGACCACCAGCGCGCCCGGCGGCACAAGCGTTGCCCGGCAGGCGGCAAGCCCCGCCGCACTCAGGCTGCGCGCGCCATGGTACAGCCAGGTGGGGGGGCCTGCGGGCAGGTCGGCAGGCGTAATCCAGGGGATGTCCCCGCCCCACAAAGGGTCTTGGTCCGTAGGGGGCGTGCCACCGCCCACAATGTCGAATAAACTGCCCAGCAACCGGGCCGTATGGCCGTGGCCGGGCTGCACGGCATGCCACAGGGCCGCATCGGCCTGCTCGCGCAGGAGCACCCTTTGCACCGACAGTTCATGCAACTGGCAGTCAATCCGTTCCAGCGCCCCATCGAGTTCCCGCGCAATGCGGCGCTGACTGTCCAGCGGCGGGCAGGGAACGGGCAGGCTGTTCATGCGCGCGCGCACAAGCTTGGGGCGTGTCGTCCCCTCCACATACCCGCCATAGGCGATGGTGTTGAGCGCATGGGCCACAAAGCGCCCATCCACACCCGCACGCGGGCGCAGCACATGTACATGATTGCCCGCCCAGAGCGGACCGTCATGGAAAAACGCCACATCACGCACAGGGTTAAGGAAGGGGGCGCAATCCTCCCCCAGCAGTACGAGGGGACCATCAAACAGGGCGCGGTCCACATGCCCCACCACCCCGCTGGCGCCATGATAGGGCACACTGCCCGGACAGCCCGCGCGCCGGGCGCGGCTGAGCGGGATGCGCCGGGCATCCAGACAGTCAACCAGCGCGCCCAGCGGCACGCATGGCCATGGCGCCACCCCTGTCGGCTGCCTGCCACCGTGTTCGTGCATTGGACAGTGGTGGCGACAAAAAGGGTTCAATGTCAATCAGGTCCGGTGCGTACTGGCAGTCCGCCGCCTGCTGGTATAGAGCTTGATGGGCCCGCACGGCCTGCGGGTACGGG
It contains:
- a CDS encoding Fur family transcriptional regulator, encoding MKEPNSPDSPLAELCRQRGLKLTGQRRTIAFVLSDSDDHPDVEELYRRAVEVDPRISIATVYRTVRLFEENGILQRRDFGGGRARYEVADGDHGDHYHLIDADSGKVIEFENTELDSLLAGIVRQMGYDLVTTRLSVVGRPKAKSGQRE
- a CDS encoding restriction endonuclease subunit S — translated: MAPWPCVPLGALVDCLDARRIPLSRARRAGCPGSVPYHGASGVVGHVDRALFDGPLVLLGEDCAPFLNPVRDVAFFHDGPLWAGNHVHVLRPRAGVDGRFVAHALNTIAYGGYVEGTTRPKLVRARMNSLPVPCPPLDSQRRIARELDGALERIDCQLHELSVQRVLLREQADAALWHAVQPGHGHTARLLGSLFDIVGGGTPPTDQDPLWGGDIPWITPADLPAGPPTWLYHGARSLSAAGLAACRATLVPPGALVVSTRAPVGRVGMLRGAVSVSQGCKALVPRGADVALDYAALLLRAHAPILRQRAGGSVFAEVDTATLASLELSLPPLPAQHAAARTAWASLTRVAKCEAACAAMEVTLREYRPALRRAWVSGMRP
- the pgm gene encoding phosphoglucomutase (alpha-D-glucose-1,6-bisphosphate-dependent), which translates into the protein MPSISPFAGKPVDPDRLVNIDALLDAYYTRKPDPTIATQRVAFGTSGHRGSSLSTSFNEEHILAISQAIVDYRKNAGITGPLFIGIDTHALSRPALKSALEVFAAAGLEVRIDAKDGYTPTPVISHAILTYNRDRSTDLADGVVITPSHNPPEDGGFKYNPPHGGPADTDITKVVEAAANDFISKKMAGVNRISFEDALKAPTTKRHDYITPYVDDLGAVVDMEIIRQSGISIGIDPLGGAAVDYWQPIIDKYGINATIVSKEVDPTFRFMTADWDGQIRMDCSSPYAMARLVSMKDRFDIAFANDTDADRHGIVSGKFGLMNPNHYLATAIEYLFNNRDVWNPVAGVGKTVVSSSMIDRVAKEIGRKLVEVPVGFKWFVDGLYNGTLGFGGEESAGASFLRRNGTVWSTDKDGIILGLLAAEITARTGKTPGAAYEAMTQRLGTPYYARIDAPANPEQKALLKALSPEQIGMTELAGEPIESTLTNAPGNGAAIGGLKVSAKDGWFAARPSGTENVYKIYAESFKSAAHLKAIQTEAQDAISALFAKADAAKKVG
- a CDS encoding class I SAM-dependent DNA methyltransferase, with amino-acid sequence MLSAPAIWRIAERLRGVVPPGEYGSVILAFTVLRRLELARGRPVAALAAVARAASPQARLETLIARLPAPVRGMMTRMEMDLIAPRLARAGVLGDVAAHFAALDLSPALYGTQDMARLFEELVHHFDSSEDTGAHYTPPEVCDLMTDLVFAPDGAGTGHALYDPAVGTGALLGRAADRLAARGVMVDLFGQEISPRACAICQADMLLRGRNPAHIQPGNTLAADHHSRRRFARMLANPPFGQEWRGIRPAIQAEHAAGAAGRFAAGLPRVADGSMLFLQHLLAKMRKPVHGGARVGMVTHGAALGGGGAESGESAIRRHLVDHDLIDTLIALPPDMFVNTGIATYVWILDNCKPAGRQGMVRLVDATGLWQRCPRSSGEKRREMTQAHIAAVVQAGTAGHDMDLIVQPGAEGAAAGWHAVTHDGSVRMDGTCALPLSRSVKGEDFLYHSLSVERAANCDGAPTRLTFTVDGADNPQAWFARMIQPFDPTARLDRTRSTTGCAISFARYFGAPSAPRALHAIEADLHHSMARLAALVEKGGR
- the mtnK gene encoding S-methyl-5-thioribose kinase gives rise to the protein MEPTPAYRTLDATAIRALIASLPTIAARLGGASTQWQVREVSDGNLNNVFLVGGPSGEVCFKQSLPHVRVDPSWKMPLDRTFFEAEWLRAIQPLAGGLTTEFLHYDPDLYVLIVESLSGHTVLRTALMQGAHWPGVAPRIGTFVAHATFGTSLLARPFEDVFTARRLFAANLALTRITLDLVLDDPYRDHPRNHWHDPALTPIVLDIRSSAATLLAVENLRRRFLSQPQALLHGDLHTGSIMSTADDTRVIDGEFAVYGPIGFDCGMFVGNLVLHYFATPDRAARQATLHDIAAFWHRFHDEFLALWISHDTPPPGTLHPLAYGPAADVARQRFMDEIMADTIGFAGVEIIRRIIGYAHTADFDTIAASHQRATCRAGALGFAYYVLEHLDQVRTMADFLRHLAEHDGTGLLGSG
- a CDS encoding AI-2E family transporter codes for the protein MDENRNRTQYIGTFIFVCAVLLFSAWIEQSFLFAFVWGGILSITTYPLYRRLVQRGMGNCMAAGLIAAGIFALLAVPMIAMAVRAGLELPSLMAWGRGALHDGIPLSPQVAEIPRIGPRLAGLWQHYLSDPAELRHWTSVASRMFATGDGRELPHRLMEMTETFVIATLSVYFYLAASRTLQTDIRAVGSRFLGTRARDVIRNTVGAVRGTVAGLVLVGLGQGVLVGIGYFIAGTPHPALLTLLTAVVSIIPFCGPILLCATVLMTFAANGVTQAVIVTVIGSIAYGAGDHFVRPKLISGSTSIPFLAVLTAILGGLHMFGLLGLFIGPTVIAVALSLWRTAAAEEQAR